The DNA segment TCCACCACCGCGAACCACATCCGCAACCGTATATCCAAGCCTGTTTAATACCTCTGCCAGATCTCTTGCCTCAGAATTCACCCCCTCTACTATAACCACACGTTTTTCCACCATTCCGCAAAACCTTTCCACATCACATTGTCTCTGACAAACCGGCAAAAGCTCACTGCACCCGCTTCAGCTTTGCGGTCCACCAACACCGGCACCCACTTACCGGTCACTCTTGTTCACAACTCTTCACTGAACTTCACACATTAAACCCACCACAAGCCTCAGCCTCGGTCACCCTCACTCTCGTCATCCGCTCCCCGCTCCTGCTCGGGCACCGCCTCATCCTCTTCGGCCTCACCCTCCTTCTTCAGCTTCTCCTCGCTTCCACGCATCTCCACCGCTCGGCTGTGCTGCTCTTCCAACGGCCGCCTTGCCTCTCCAACTTCCGCCGGACGTGCTTCCTCAGGCTCAACCTTCCTTCTCGGCGCGGTCACCACCAGCAGCACACCGCCAACCGCAACTATACTCAACGTCAGTATCGCTCGGCTGACACCCGTGTACTCCAAGATGGTCATCTCTCCAAAATTCCACATCGAGTCGAGATACAGAAACGCCGGGTAAGCCAAAATAAAGAAATACGCACCGACCAGCATACCGATTACAGTAAAAATTGCATCGATCCTGCCAGCAGCCGCACACGCAAGCCCCGTCCCCGGACAGTACCCCGTCATGCCGAAGCCGATCCCCAGCAGCGCCCCGCCGACACCGTTGCCCAGCATCGCCGCTGGCTTGACATTGAAATTCGCCCATCCAGCCAGATCAAGTATCCACACGCCCAGCATGCCCACGAGAATAAACACCACGATCACACGAAGAGCATGAAAATCCTTCAGCCTCAATGTTCCTATTATCTTGTCCGGATTCGCCAGCCCCGAAAGGATCAGCGACGCACCGAACAACGCACCAACTACAAAACCTGTCCAGTCAACATTAATATCCATTCCTCTACCTCTCTATCTTCGGTACCCCGGGATATACAAGATGCGCAGTAAACACGCCGAACACGAACATCGCGATCGTAAATGGTATCACCGACAGCGAAAGCTGGGCCCATCCGCTTGCAAACTGCCCGCTCGTACAACCATGAGCGATACGGGCTCCAAGCAGAATGAAAAAACCTCCGAAAAACCCTGTCACGAGCCGACTTAATATCCCTCGATTCAGCGTCGCCCTCCACCATACAGTAGTAAACCTGGGCCTCCACCGCCCAATCGCAACAGCCGCTACAAACGCCCCTACGATCAGCCCGATGTCCAGCCACCAACCATACCCGAACTTCTGATACTTCTCATGGCTTATAAGCTCATGCTCCTGTGCATATTCCGGCGCAACCTTGTGCATTACCTTGCTGTCCGCAACCACGAACTGCGTGCTCACCCCCAAAGGCTTCTCCAGCGCCACCGCAAGTATCTGCGTCAGCCCAAGCAAGATACCCCCGATCCACCACACAAGCGGTGCCCGTCTTACCTCTAACTCCGACATAAACGCCTCCTTTTATTTTTCCAAAAATGAAATTTGATTGGAAACCACAGATGACAATACGCTATATCAATTTTAACCCCCAAACACTTTACCGATTATCTCACCCTATCAAACACTGTCAAGAATAAATATCCTCTAACACCCAAGACTGCTGATTTACTGACTGGAACTCGCAGTCCGCACGCAATTTATTCGATAACTGAGCAATTAAAAAACATTTGCAAATAAAGAGAAGTTGTTTTTTAATAGCAGAAACATATGTCCTACATATTTCATCAGGAGCCCCAAATGAGAACTAACGTTTACAGATCAGCCCTTTACTTCCTGCTTCTCTGCGTCCTCGCCTGCTGCACATCCACCACCTTCGCCGCCGAAGTCTACCTCGATGAACTGCAGATCGAAAACATCACCCAGGGCTGGGGCTCCCCGCAGACAAACAGATCCGTCGACGGCAACCCCATCTCCATATCCGGCAACGCCTTCAAACGCGGCATAGGCACCCACGCCCCCGCCACCATCGTCCTCGAACTGCACAAAACCGCAAAATCTTTCACCGCCCAGGTAGGCGTCGACGACGAACTCGGCCCCAACAGAGGCTCAGTCACATTCAAAGCCTCCACACCCGACAAAACACTCAACGAAACACCCGTCATGACCGCTGGCGACAAACCCCGCGAATTCACCGTCGACCTCACAAACCTCCGCTACCTTATCCTCGAAGTCACCGACGCTGGCGACGGCAACGGCCAGGACCACGCAGACCTCGCCAACGCAAAAATAACCTACACAGGCCAAAAACCCCGGATCATCCCCATCTCGCAACTCCCCCGCCCCGTCTCACCGACCAACCGCGCCAACGCCCCCGCAGCACTGATCCCCTACCCGCAAAAAGTCGAATGGACCGGCAAAAGATTCAATCTGATCGACTCGACAAGAGTTTCAATAAACAACACCGATTACAACTCAAAGAACCTGGAAAACGTTTTAAGTTTTCTCATCGCCGAACTTCAACCCCACGGAATAGACCGTACAAAGGGGTTTTTCATAGGCAGGCCCAATTACCTCATACTGCCGAACCAGATACGCCTTCATATAGACGAAATCTCCAAAGCCCCCGTAAACGCGGACCAGGCATACTCTATCACCGTCACCGACAAA comes from the Anaerohalosphaera lusitana genome and includes:
- a CDS encoding DUF6691 family protein, coding for MDINVDWTGFVVGALFGASLILSGLANPDKIIGTLRLKDFHALRVIVVFILVGMLGVWILDLAGWANFNVKPAAMLGNGVGGALLGIGFGMTGYCPGTGLACAAAGRIDAIFTVIGMLVGAYFFILAYPAFLYLDSMWNFGEMTILEYTGVSRAILTLSIVAVGGVLLVVTAPRRKVEPEEARPAEVGEARRPLEEQHSRAVEMRGSEEKLKKEGEAEEDEAVPEQERGADDESEGDRG
- a CDS encoding YeeE/YedE thiosulfate transporter family protein, with translation MSELEVRRAPLVWWIGGILLGLTQILAVALEKPLGVSTQFVVADSKVMHKVAPEYAQEHELISHEKYQKFGYGWWLDIGLIVGAFVAAVAIGRWRPRFTTVWWRATLNRGILSRLVTGFFGGFFILLGARIAHGCTSGQFASGWAQLSLSVIPFTIAMFVFGVFTAHLVYPGVPKIER